The Peromyscus maniculatus bairdii isolate BWxNUB_F1_BW_parent chromosome 14, HU_Pman_BW_mat_3.1, whole genome shotgun sequence genomic interval ccCCAGAGACAGCAGCCGAAAAGACAACAGCCAATCATCAAGCAATTGTCACCGTAACAACAGGGTTGATAATTAACGCATGTTAAGGGTCCAGTgttgttagagagagagagagagagagagagagagagagagagagagagagagagagagagagagagagagagagagagagagagagagagagagaacccggATCTCCGTTTCCGAGGAAAATGAAGTGAAGCATAAGAATGAAACCAATTAGGTGACATTTGAACTTCCTGCCTGAGCAAATTTGGCCTGATTGCCAGAATCCGAGAATAATAATACAATTTCCACAGCAGCAGCGTGCGGCACTCCGTAGCGGCTGCCATCAGATCGGCAAGCAAGTTACGGGCGGTAGCATCTGCAGCCCGCGGGCAGGCCCAAGCCCGCTAGGGCCTCCCACTGCTCCCCAAGTCCGGCCGGCTGCGCTTTCCAAGCAGGCTCGCCCGGCTGAGGCCGCGGGTGCGCGAGAGGCGGGGGAGGGTGGAAAATGCGAACCATGTGTCGGGGATGGGGGGATGTTATGGGTCTGGTAGTTTGAGATGAGGCcgcagactgtgtgtgtgtgtgtgtgtgtgtgtgtgtgtgtgtgtgtgtgtgtgtgtgtgtgtgtgtgtgttaggaaacGGGAGGGGGGCAAGAGTTTCAAGTTAATGAGATCAGGACAAACCCCTGGGAAGGCTCCTTAGgtttccaaaagaaaaagccacaggTGGTGGGAGAGACGCTCGCTAAGAACCCGGAGGTTCTGGGGCTCCCCGGCAGCGCGCGGGAACCCTCTCCACTGAGCACCCCGCCTCCGAGCGAGCCCCTTACCTTGGTCGGTGATGGAGCGGATGCCCAGGATGTCCGTGACCGAGTGAGAGGAAGGCCAGGTGCGCGGCATGGCCACCGAGCCGGGGATGGCCGGCACCCCGGGTGGTGTGGGCACCTTAGCCGCGGCCGCCGCGATGGGACTGGGGTAGGAGTAGATGTGGTTGTAGGGCAGCGCGGGCTGTGGCGCCGGCTGGTGCTGCTTGTACGAGTCGTAATGAGCCTGCTGGGCCAAGTTGCCGATCTTGTTGCGCAGAATCCGGCTGATGGAACTCACCGAAGGCACGTTGTACTTGTCGCACACGCCGTCCGCCAGCAGGCGGTCCCGGATCTCCCAAGCGAAGATGCCCGGGTCCCTCTGCTTGTAAGTCCGGATGTGTTTCACCACCGTGGGAGTGGTGACCCGGGGTTTGCTGCCCCCGATGGCTCCGGGCAAAATCGAGCCCGTCTCGTTGTAGCGCGCCAGGATCTTGCTGACGCAGCCGTGCGAGACCCGTAGCTGGCGGCTGATGTCACAAGGTCGGATGCCCAGTTGGGCTAATTCCACGATGCGAAGCCGAATGGCGTTGGGCAGCGGCCTTCCGTTCACGAACACTCCTCCCAGCTGGTTCACCTCCCCGAAGGCTGGCTCTGCAAAAGGAGCATAGAGCGCGCGACCACGCGCACCCGCTGCTTGGGACAGCCGCCTGCCGCTCGGCCTCCGCGAGCATCCGGGGACAGGGCTGTGACACTCTCAGAACCGTGGCTGTCCCGAAACTAGACGGTCCGGGCCTGGGCCCAAGGGCCCCGAACAAGCTGCCGCCAGACCTCGTTCCTGCTTTGCGCGTTCCAGCTACAAACAAGCCCCAGGGCAGCTCGGGACACCCCAAAACTCTCCGAAGCAGGCGGGGACGTCGGTCCTGACGCGCCAGCGCGCCCCTCACTGCCTGCTTGGCACCAAAACCCTCGGCCCCCCGCTCCCCTCCGCCGCcttacccctcctcctccccccagcgCGGTTACACCGAATCCGGGGGAAGCtgaggggttgttttgttttttgttccgttttgtttgcatgtgtaaaCACGTGTGCAACAAAACTGGGATTGACATTGGAGCTGCGGGTCTTGCCAGTGCCGCGGCCCTCCTAAGATCAGAAAATGGCATCAACTGCCACCCGGTAGCGGGAGTTCCCACCGCACCCCTGTCGCCGCTGCTGACCCTTGGCGCGTCCGCACAGCTCTAAGGGACGCGGTCTGAGTCAACAGAGCGCGGGTGCGCGccccagctccctccctctcGCCCTCGCCTGCTCGCGCCCTCCCTCCTCGGTTCTGACAGCGTCCCCCGCCGCCACTCACCCATTGCTCCGAGCAGCACACCAACCCGGCCCCAGTTCCGCACTCCCAGAAAGAAACTTTGCTCTCGCCTTCACCAGGCCGACCTGTCGCTGCTCCAAGTCGCGGGTGCCTGGGCTTCTCCCCGGGAGGAGGCGACCAGAGTGCCAAGGGAAAGAGTAAAAGGAAGTCTGTGCCGGGCAGAAAGAGGCTTGAGTTCTGCATTTCAATCTAAGCAGCAACGTGGGCTGGGCTGAGCAGGGCCGGGCGGCTCAGTCTATCACTCACTGGTGACACACCCCCAAAAGAGGTGGGCCCGCGGGCAGTCTGCGTCGTAATTGGTGCAGGCCGGTGAGTGACAGCTCAGTTCGGGGAAACTCCTTCCGCTGTCTGTTTCAGGCCGGCTCCGCACCTGGGTGACTAAATACAATAAATGTGAGTGTTTGACATCTTCCCCCCAGGGGCGCCACAAACAGAGTGCAAAATCAAGCGGGTAAAAATGCTGAATAAGCGAATGGGAGCTTAGGTCTCAGTTTGAGTGACTTGAAGCGGGTAGGGGCCCGAGGACACCTCTTGGGGAAGAGATGGACTTCTCAGCATTGGAATTGGAGGTTAGGACTCTAAGGAAGCCAGCGGGAGCGACAGTTACGGGGGAGCTCCGGGAGGTGAGGGTGACTGAGAACTACCCGCAATGCTGATCCGTGGGGACTGTCAGAAAGAGTCTTGCCCCCAAATTCTACCTCCTTTCAGTCCACTCAGGACGGGGAGAGCTCAGAAGACGGGCCGGTGGGAGAGACGGAGAGACCAGAGATCCAGGGGAGAAGCTTGAGGTGTTAAGGACAAGGGGACCGCCTGAGATGGTTAGCCCCCCCGCAGTGAGAGGCTAAACGTCAACCGAGCAAGAAGCTGGCAGGGACCGCCTGCTGTGTGGAGAATTTTAAAACCCCCGACTAAAGAGAGCGCAGGATCTCCACGGGGAACAGGGCAGATACCTAGAATATCGATGGCAGAGGCcatccccccacccacacacacactccaccccaCCTGATTCACCCAGAGAGCAGGGTCCTGGGTTCTCTGTTTTAGAATTTGCCAGGGATCTCAACACCAGTGAGCAaccttcaaagatttttttttttaatatgaaggaCAACCCCAAGAAGGTAGACACCTAGGCTGCATCTGAGCATCTGTATGTAATTCCCCGTGACTTCGTTTTAGCTACCAGAGATCTTAGGGTTCTGCCTACCTGTGGATTTTCACTTTCACTCACCCGAAGTCCAAAGAGGATAGAACGATTTGGGGCGAAGAAATGTATTTATTGACGAAGCCAAGATTGTGAAGAATGTGaataaaataaggaagagaaACACTTTGAATGATTTGGGGGGATTTGTATTACACAGGAGAGAGGATGTTATTACTCCATCTCGATCACAACTGGTTGCTCTTGTACAGGCAAGATGGAGGACGGTGCTCCCATTCTCCCCAGGGTTCAGGTCTGCACACAGGGAAATCAAAGGAACCCCCATGGTTCACCACTGACTGACAAGAGCCCAAGAAATCTAGTAATCGCCTGCCTTGGAAGTGAACACAGATCTTCAGGTGCCTGCTTCTGTGATGAGCATGCACTTTGAATTCAAATTACTGAGCTGTGAAGACTTTGAAAGATTACTTCAAATGTCTTGTATCATATCAGGAGTCTTGAAAGGTTTCACAAGCAGAAATACTTGAACATAGCCCCCAGTTTTGGTTGGTCGGTGTCAAATGGTTAAAGTCTTTGCAAAGCTTGACTTTGTGGTTTTATCTTTGTCTCCCTGCTCAAGGCTTCTTGTGTGGCACGGTTCTCAGGCTGTATAACAGGGAGAGCCTCGGGGACCCAAGACTTGAGAAGAAGCAGCATCCTCTGTGTTATACTATAAATGTCTTGAGACCCCGAGACTGAGTAGAGCTCAGAACTTTGCCTGGGACTTGTGTAAAGGGAAGCTTGTGTTCTGCCCCTTGATGAGGAACCTTTGTCCTCACACAAAACCCAGCCGAGTAGTGTCCTCTGGGTGTGCTCTTTGCTCTGCTTTGGTGCACCCCTTGAGTATTTCACACCCTTCTGAACTGGTATGTAGGGGCAGCGTGTCCAGCCTTGTGGAGTGGCAAGACCTGGTGTCTTCAAGAGAACCTAACTACCTTCATTAATCCAGAGTGATCAAGAGACCTGTGTATCTAGCTTTCTGGCTTGGGGATTAAATACACAGCATCCTCTTATCCACTGCAACCCCTTAACCGTCACACATCTCCCTCGCTCTTGCACAGGTCCACAGACATCTATAGACTTTCTGTCTGCTGGATCTGGCAGTTGATGGCTCATGGTCTTAGCTGCTGTGGCTGCCCTGGGCATGTGCAGGCAGCATCTTCCTGGGCATAGGTCCTCACCTCAGTGTCCCTCAGGCCCTCCTAACAGCATTCTGGAGAGCACAGAATGAATCGATCTTGGCCGCTTTGGGCCACTCAGCACCTATGACAGACCCAAGCCGGTGCTTAGGGACTTTAGGAATTGGAGATGCAGGAACAGAGAAGAGACATGTCATCTCCAAGAAGGGGCACAGAGTGCCCTGGAGGCCAAGGAGCCTATGATCCCTGGAGTCTTAGCAAAagcggggagggaggaggtgggagagggaaaggaatgcACAgatggaagggagagggggaaagataCTTAGTACCAGTGAGCCTTGGTGGGCAGAGGGATGCAGGACTTCAAGAAAGTGCAAGGGTCACTGAGGGTCAGGGCCCCTGGTTACTGAGGTCTGGATCCAGGAGGTCATACAGGAATGGGGAGAATTTCTACTAAAAGGAGAAACTtaagaccaaaaccaaaacatagCCAGAAAGGCCTGCATCTGGCTCAGGCCAGAGAGAAGCTAAAAGCGAGGCGCTAAGGCCTCCTCTGGGGCGACCCCTTCTCTGGGTAAATATTTACTCAGTAGGAGACTGGAAGCTGGAGAACTAGAGGGTGTGAAGGAGGAGGTTACGCCAGGATTCCACACACTTGGCACTGGGCAGCCTGCTGTGGGAGTCAAACGCGGAGATGCAGAGGCAGCTAGGCCCTCACAGGGCTGCGCTGAGGAGCTTTATCCCCGGGggcttctcctcctctgctgaaTGCAACCCTGCCCCCAACGACCCAGGCTAGACGCTTGTAAAGTCTTCATAAATCTGTCAGTGGTCCCTGTGCCACGGGCCCCGCCACCTGTGGTGCGTCGCGTCCCTTTAGGCACTAGCGAGGTCTGAGAGATGCGCAGGAAGTGGAATCTAACTCTTCCCAAGGCCGGGCGCACAAAGCATCGCAAGGCGGCGGCACTCCAGGCTGTGAGCGACTCCCGGAGCCATCGTTCGATCTCAGCCAGTCCTTCAGGACAGCTTCTGTGCGCGTGCAGGTCCGTGGTGACCATGGAAGGGAAGGCAGGGCGAGCGAGAGGGAGGCGCGTGGACGGAAGGGAGTCTTGCTCTGTCGCAGTTGCCGTGAACTCAGAAGGTAGGGGAGAATACTTAGGAACCGAACTCCGCAACTTGGTCCCCGGTTTGGAGCAGATGGAGTCAAGCAAGGCCCAGGCCACTATGCCCTGCTGAGGATCGTTGGCAGCCAGAGTCAAGCACCAGGACATGGAATTTCAGAGTCAGTGAGTTCTGGGGAAAACTTTCCGG includes:
- the Pax9 gene encoding paired box protein Pax-9, whose protein sequence is MEPAFGEVNQLGGVFVNGRPLPNAIRLRIVELAQLGIRPCDISRQLRVSHGCVSKILARYNETGSILPGAIGGSKPRVTTPTVVKHIRTYKQRDPGIFAWEIRDRLLADGVCDKYNVPSVSSISRILRNKIGNLAQQAHYDSYKQHQPAPQPALPYNHIYSYPSPIAAAAAKVPTPPGVPAIPGSVAMPRTWPSSHSVTDILGIRSITDQGVSDSSPYHSPKVEEWSSLGRNTFPAAAPHAVNGLEKGALEQEAKYGQAPNGLPAVSSFVSASSMAPYPTPAQVSPYMTYSAAPSGYVAGHGWQHAGSTPLSPHSCDIPASLAFKGMQAAREGSHSVAASAL